A single Euwallacea similis isolate ESF13 chromosome 1, ESF131.1, whole genome shotgun sequence DNA region contains:
- the Mhc gene encoding myosin heavy chain, muscle isoform X1 — translation MPKPPANQEDEDPTPYLFVSLEQKRIDQTKPYDAKKSCWVPDEKEGFVLGEIRGTKGDLVTVGVPGGEEKNFKKEQVSQVNPPKYEKCEDMSNLTYLNDASVLHNLKQRYYAKLIYTYSGLFCVAINPYKRFPVYTNRCAKLYRGKRRNEVPPHIFAISDGAYVNMLTNHENQSMLITGESGAGKTENTKKVIAYFATVGASTKKPTEEQQKKGTLEDQVVQTNPVLEAFGNAKTVRNDNSSRFGKFIRIHFGPTGKLAGADIETYLLEKARVISQQSLERSYHIFYQIMSGAVSGLKEQCLLSNNIMDYNFVSQGKTKIPSVDDAEECTLTDQAFDILGFTQEEKNDIYKITASVMHMGTLKFKQRGREEQAEADGTEEGEKVAKLLGVEAQALYTALVKPRIKVGNEFVTQGRNVNQVAYSVGAMSKAMFDRLFKYLVKKCNETLDTKQKRQHFIGVLDIAGFEIFDFNSFEQLCINFTNEKLQQFFNHHMFVLEQEEYQQEGIQWTFIDFGLDLAACIELIEKPMGILSILEEESMFPKATDQTFVEKLNTNHLGKSPNFQKPKPPKPGQQAAHFTLGHYAGNVPYNITGWLEKNKDPLNDTVVDLFKKGSNKLLVEIFADHPGQSGGGDAKGAKRTKGSAFQTVSAMYREQLNNLMSTLRATQPHFVRCIIPNELKQPGLIDSHLVMHQLTCNGVLEGIRICRKGFPNRMVYPDFKLRYKILNPTEASKESDPKKCAEVILSATGLDADLYRLGHTKVFFRAGVLGQMEELRDERLGKIVTWMQSWVRGYLSRKEFKKLQEQRLALQVCQRNLRKYLKLRTWPWYKLWQRVKPLLNVTRIEDEIAKLEEKAAKAQEAYEREAKAKKELEGLYAKLLTEKTDLLATLEGEKGTLSETTERANKLQAQKSDLESQLSETQDRLSQEEDARNQLMQQKKKLEQEISGYKKDIEDLELNLQKSEQDKATKDHQIRNLNDEIAHQDELINKLNKEKKIGGENNQKISEELQAAEDKVNHLNKVKAKLEQTLDELEDSLEREKKLRGDVEKSKRKVEGDLKLTQEAVADLERNKKELEQTIQRKDKEISSLTAKLEDEQSVVGKTQKQIKELQARIEELEEEVEAERQARAKAEKQRADLARELEELGERLEEAGGATSAQIELNKKREAELAKLRRDLEEANIQHEGTLANLRKKHNDAVSEMGEQIDQLNKLKAKAEKEKAQYFGELNDLRASVDHLANEKAAIEKVSKQLGQQLNDVQGKLDETNRTLNDFDAAKKKLSIENSDLLRQLEEAESQVSQLSKIKVSLTTQLEDTKRLADEESRERATLLGKFRNLEHDLDNIREQVEEEAEAKADIQRQLSKANADAQLWRQKYESEGVARSEELEEAKRKLQARLAEAEETIESLNQKVVALEKTKQRLATEVEDLQLEVDRANAIANAAEKKQKAFDKIIGEWKLKVDDLAAELDASQKECRNYSTELFRLKGAYEEGQEQLEAVRRENKNLADEVKDLLDQIGEGGRNIHEIEKARKRLEAEKDELQAALEEAEAALEQEENKVLRSQLELSQVRQEIDRRIQEKEEEFENTRKNHQRALDSMQASLEAEAKGKAEALRMKKKLEADINELEIALDHANKANAEAQKTIKRYQQQLKDTQQALEEEQRARDEAREQLGISERRANALQNELEESRTLLEQADRARRQAEQELGDAHEQLNDLAAQNASMSAAKRKLETELQTLHSDLDELLNEAKNSEEKAKKAMVDAARLADELRAEQDHAQTQEKLRKALETQIKDLQVRLDEAEANALKGGKKAIAKLEQRVRELENELDGEQRRHADAQKNLRKSERRIKELSFQAEEDRKNHERMQDLVDKLQQKIKTYKRQIEEAEEIAALNLAKFRKAQQELEEAEERADLAEQAIAKFRAKGRAGSSARGQSPAPRQRPQLGDGGLFPPRFDLAPESEF, via the exons ATGCCGAAGCCACCAGCGAACCAGGAGGATGAAGATCCCACCCCATACCTCTTCGTCTCCTTGGAACAGAAACGTATAGATCAGACCAAGCCCTACGATGCCAAAAAATCTTGCTGGGTCCCGGACGAGAAGGAGGGTTTCGTGCTGGGTGAAATCAGGGGCACCAAAGGTGACCTGGTTACGGTTGGCGTCCCCGGAGGAGAG GAAAAGAACTTCAAGAAAGAGCAGGTCTCCCAAGTAAACCCTCCCAAGTACGAAAAATGCGAGGATATGTCCAATTTGACATATCTCAATGACGCTTCCGTATTGCACAACTTGAAACAACGTTATTATGCCAAGCTTATTTAC ACATACTCTGGACTCTTCTGTGTCGCCATTAACCCTTACAAGCGCTTCCCTGTATACACCAACCGTTGCGCCAAGCTGTACCGTGGTAAGAGGCGTAATGAGGTGCCACCCCATATCTTTGCCATTTCTGACGGTGCCTACGTGAACATGTTGACCA ACCACGAGAATCAATCTATGTTGATTAC TGGTGAATCTGGTGCcggaaaaactgaaaacacGAAGAAGGTAATTGCCTACTTCGCCACCGTCGGTGCCTCCACCAAGAAACCAACCGAAGAGCAGCAGAAGAAGGGAACTCTGGAAGATCAAGTCGTCCAGACCAACCCCGTACTTGAAGCCTTCGGTAACGCCAAGACCGTGCGTAACGACAACTCTTCCCGTTTC GGTAAATTCATTCGTATCCACTTCGGCCCCACTGGAAAACTGGCTGGTGCTGATATCGAAACTT ATCTGCTGGAGAAGGCTCGTGTCATCTCCCAACAGTCCCTGGAGCGTTCTTACCACATTTTCTACCAGATCATGTCTGGAGCTGTTTCGGGACTTAAGG AACAATGTTTGTTATCAAATAACATTATGGATTACAACTTTGTGTCCCAgggaaaaactaaaatcccATCTGTGGACGATGCGGAAGAATGTACCCTTACTGAT CAAGCTTTCGACATTTTGGGTTTCACCCAAGAGGAGAAGAACGATATTTACAAGATCACCGCTTCCGTCATGCACATGGGCACTCTGAAGTTCAAGCAGAGGGGTCGTGAAGAACAGGCTGAAGCCGATGGCACTGAG GAAGGTGAAAAGGTGGCCAAACTGTTGGGCGTCGAAGCCCAAGCCTTGTACACTGCCCTGGTCAAGCCCAGGATCAAGGTCGGTAACGAGTTCGTGACCCAGGGTAGGAACGTCAACCAAGTAGCCTACTCCGTGGGTGCTATGTCCAAAGCCATGTTTGACAGGCTGTTCAAGTACCTGGTGAAGAAATGTAACGAGACTCTGGACACCAAGCAAAAGAGACAGCACTTCATTGGTGTACTGGATATCGCCGGCTTTGAAATCTTCGAC TTCAACAGCTTTGAGCAACTTTGCATCAACTTTACCAACGAAAAGTTGCAACAATTCTTTAACCATCACATGTTCGTACTCGAACAAGAAGAATACCAACAAGAAGGTATTCAGTGGACTTTCATTGATTTCGGTCTTGATTTGGCCGCCTGCATTGAGTTGATTGAAAAG CCTATGGGCATCTTGTCCATTCTTGAAGAAGAATCTATGTTCCCCAAAGCCACCGATCAGACCTTCGTTGAGAAACTGAACACCAACCATTTGGGCAAGTCTCCCAACTTCCAGAAGCCCAAACCACCAAAGCCCGGCCAACAAGCCGCCCACTTCACCTTGGGCCATTACGCCGGTAAT GTACCATACAACATCACCGGTTGGTTGGAAAAGAACAAGGACCCTCTGAACGACACGGTTGTCGACTTATTCAAGAAGGGTAGCAACAAGCTTTTGGTGGAAATCTTCGCTGACCATCCTGGACAGTCCGGTGGCGGCGATGCCAAAG GTGCCAAGAGAACCAAGGGTTCTGCCTTCCAGACCGTATCTGCTATGTACAGG GAACAATTGAACAACTTGATGTCCACCTTGAGGGCCACCCAACCTCACTTCGTCCGTTGTATCATTCCCAATGAATTGAAGCAACCTGGACTCATCGACTCTCACTTGGTCATGCACCAGCTGACCTGTAACGGTGTACTTGAAGGTATCCGTATCTGCAGGAAAGGTTTCCCCAACAGGATGGTCTACCCTGACTTTAAGCTCCG TTATAAAATCTTGAACCCCACTGAAGCATCCAAAGAAAGCGACCCCAAGAAGTGCGCTGAAGTCATTTTGTCCGCCACCGGCCTTGATGCCGATTTGTACCGTCTCGGTCACACCAAG GTGTTCTTCCGTGCCGGTGTCCTGGGTCAGATGGAAGAATTGCGTGACGAGCGTCTCGGCAAAATCGTCACCTGGATGCAATCCTGGGTTAGAGGTTACCTCTCCAGGAAGGAATTCAAGAAACTGCAGGAGCAACGTTTGGCCCTCCAAGTGTGCCAGAGGAACTTGAGGAAATACCTCAAGCTCAGGACCTGGCCATGGTACAAATTGTGGCAGAGAGTCAAGCCCCTCCTCAACGTCACCCGCATCGAAGATGAAATCGCT AAACTGGAAGAGAAGGCTGCCAAGGCCCAGGAAGCCTACGAACGCGAAGCCAAGGCCAAGAAGGAGTTGGAAGGGCTCTATGCCAAGTTGCTGACCGAAAAGACCGACCTTTTGGCCACCCTTGAGGGCGAGAAAGGTACTCTGTCGGAAACCACTGAAAGGGCCAACAAACTGCAGGCCCAGAAGAGCGATCTCGAGTCTCAACTGTCG GAAACCCAAGACCGTCTCAGCCAAGAGGAAGACGCCCGTAACCAGCTGATGCAGCAGAAGAAGAAATTGGAACAGGAGATCTCCGGCTACAAAAAGGACATCGAGGACTTGGAACTGAACCTGCAGAAATCCGAGCAGGACAAGGCCACCAAAGACCACCAGATCAGGAACTTGAACGACGAGATCGCCCACCAGGACGAACTCATCAACAAGCTCAACAAAGAGAAGAAGATTGGAGGCGAGAACAACCAGAAGATCTCCGAGGAACTCCAGGCTGCCGAAGACAAGGTCAACCACTTGAACAAAGTTAAGGCTAAGTTGGAGCAAACCCTGGATGAGTTGGAAGACTCTCTGGAGCGCGAGAAGAAGTTGCGCGGAGATGTGGAAAAATCCAAGAGGAAGGTTGAGGGCGACTTGAAACTCACCCAGGAAGCCGTGGCTGACTTGGAAAGGAACAAGAAAGAACTGGAACAGACCATCCAACGCAAGGACAAGGAAATCTCCTCTCTGACCGCCAAACTCGAAGACGAACAATCCGTTGTAGGAAAGACCCAGAAACAGATTAAGGAATTGCAGGCCCGCATCGAGGAACTGGAAGAGGAAGTTGAGGCTGAGAGACAAGCTCGCGCCAAAGCTGAGAAACAACGCGCTGACCTGGCTCGCGAACTGGAAGAACTGGGAGAGCGTCTGGAAGAAGCTGGTGGAGCCACTTCTGCTCAGATTGAGCTAAACAAGAAAAGGGAAGCTGAGCTCGCCAAGCTGCGTCGCGACTTGGAAGAGGCCAACATCCAACACGAGGGAACTTTGGCCAACTTGCGTAAGAAGCACAACGATGCCGTATCCGAAATGGGTGAACAAATCGACCAGCTGAACAAGCTCAAAGCCAA GGCTGAGAAAGAAAAGGCTCAGTACTTCGGCGAACTTAACGACCTCCGCGCCTCTGTCGACCACTTGGCTAACGAAAAG GCCGCCATTGAAAAGGTATCCAAACAACTAGGACAGCAGCTCAACGATGTCCAAGGCAAGCTCGACGAGACCAACCGCACCCTCAACGACTTCGACGCCGCGAAGAAGAAGCTTTCCATCGAGAACTCCGACTTGCTCAGGCAGTTGGAAGAGGCCGAGTCTCAAGTCTCTCAACTCAGCAAGATCAAGGTGTCCCTGACCACTCAATTGGAAGACACCAAGAGGTTGGCCGATGAAGAAAGCCGCGAACGCGCCACTTTATTGGGCAAATTCCGCAACTTGGAACACGACTTGGACAATATCCGCGAACAAGTTGAGGAAGAGGCCGAAGCCAAGGCTGACATTCAACGCCAGCTCAGCAAGGCTAACGCTGACGCTCAACTCTGGCGTCAGAAATACGAATCTGAGGGTGTAGCCCGCTCTGAGGAGCTTGAAGAGGCCAAGAGAAAGCTCCAGGCTCGTCTCGCTGAAGCTGAGGAAACCATCGAATCTCTTAACCAGAAAGTGGTAGCTCTCGAGAAGACCAAACAACGTCTGGCTACTGAAGTCGAGGACCTACAACTTGAAGTAGACCGTGCTAATGCCATCGCTAATGCCGCTGAAAAGAAACAGAAGGCTTTCGACAAGATCATCGGAGAGTGGAAACTCAAAGTTGATGACTTGGCTGCTGAATTGGATGCTAGTCAAAAGGAATGCCGCAACTACTCCACTGAGTTGTTCAGACTCAAGGGAGCTTACGAGGAAGGACAAGAGCAACTGGAAGCCGTCCGTCGTGAGAACAAAAACCTCGCTGATGAGGTCAAGGACCTCTTGGACCAAATCGGCGAAGGTGGCCGCAACATTCATGAAATCGAAAAGGCCAGGAAGCGCTTGGAAGCTGAGAAAGACGAGCTTCAAGCCGCCCTCGAGGAAGCTGAAGCCGCTCTCGAACAGGAAGAGAACAAGGTTCTCAGGAGCCAGTTGGAGCTGTCTCAAGTGCGCCAAGAAATCGACAGGCGCATCCAGGAGAAAGAGGAGGAATTCGAAAACACCAGGAAGAACCACCAACGCGCTTTGGACTCCATGCAAGCCTCCCTTGAGGCTGAGGCCAAGGGCAAAGCTGAGGCTCTTCGCATGAAGAAGAAGTTGGAAGCTGACATCAACGAATTGGAAATTGCTTTGGACCACGCTAACAAG GCTAACGCCGAGGCCCAGAAGACCATCAAACGCTACCAACAACAGCTCAAGGATACTCAACAAGCCCTCGAAGAGGAACAGCGCGCCCGCGATGAGGCCCGCGAACAATTGGGCATCTCTGAACGTCGCGCCAACGCCCTCCAGAATGAACTGGAAGAATCGCGCACCCTCCTGGAACAAGCCGACCGTGCCCGTCGCCAAGCCGAACAAGAACTGGGAGACGCCCACGAACAGCTCAACGACCTGGCCGCCCAAAATGCCTCCATGTCCGCTGCCAAGAGGAAATTGGAGACCGAGCTGCAGACCCTGCATTCCGACCTTGACGAGCTCCTAAACGAGGCCAAGAACTCCGAAGAGAAGGCCAAGAAAGCCATGGTAGATGCTGCCCGTCTCGCTGACGAATTGCGTGCTGAACAGGACCACGCCCAGACCCAAGAGAAACTGCGCAAGGCCCTCGAAACCCAAATCAAAGACTTGCAAGTGCGTCTTGATGAGGCCGAAGCTAACGCCCTCAAGGGAGGCAAGAAGGCCATTGCCAAGCTCGAACAGAGGGTAAGGGAACTGGAGAACGAGTTGGACGGTGAGCAGAGAAGACACGCCGACGCGCAAAAGAACTTGAGGAAATCAGAGCGTCGTATCAAGGAGTTGAGCTTCCAGGCTGAAGAAGACAGGAAGAACCACGAGCGCATGCAAGACCTGGTTGATAAGCTGCAACAGAAGATCAAGACCT